TTTCAGAAACCTCGCAAACATATGTTTGAATGCGTGTTCGCGTTAAAGTGAAAGCATCTTAACAGATAATTAcagatgtttacattattttgtaatatctaCACCAACGTATTGAATATCAAAAAACATCCCAATTTCACGTTTGAAGACTTTTATCACATGTCCCTTAGGTGGACGATTTAATCATATAGCCagatatatcatttaaaaaatatttgatgcTCTGTTGTCACAACTTTAATTCTCATTTGAGATCGTTACTCAACcctgatttgacctagatatgtataaCGTGAGTGGTCAATGAAGCAGGAAACGCTTGCtattccggaacacctggtctgtTTTCCCTTGTGCTTTTTCAGAAGACACCATACATATCTTctttttctgtttatattttgtctttgttttatcGATTTCGAGTTGCAATTATGGATTTGCTATATCATGTGTTTGTCGGTATTCTTGTTATTTTCGTATACCTCAAATAATCAACGACAAAACAGTCCGAACATTTCAGGATCGTTAACCCATTTGTAAACCAATTGTTTTATTCCTTTGCCGGGATTGTTGtagaatttgttaaaaaaaaaaaagccattCATAACACAATTTACAGTGTTTTTTTATCGTTGATGTGAAATCTAAAAATAGGACAGATACAATTGTAGCAAATTACAGgataacataaataatgtattaatgTTATGTCAATTTGCCTTCGTATAATCAAGGTGGATCCAATGTAAGTTCCTCGGTTATTATTTAAAGAACGCAGCATTATTTAGATTTAACTGGATCCACATGCTGTCGAGTTTATCCATCCGGCACATCTCAGATCTGAGACTCGTATTGTAACTCTTCAAGGATCTCTCTGTAAATACATATCTTGCTTTTATGCGTTCAGAATGGGTATTCttccgtttttgttttttgttttgtttttgattttttgttttttgttttatccaaTCAGCAATTCAATATAGCTCATGAATGTCTGAACTTAATAAATGTTAACTTTATCGAAATACATGGAGGAACGTTGGGAATGTTAGTTAATTTATTAGAAATGAACAAATCTAACTGTATTGATATTCATTCACTCGCAAATTGGTTTAAGTGACAGCACTTTCGTTGCTTGGTGACAAATTTTCGTGTACCCCAGCTTTATATAAACATGCCTGACTGATCAAAGAGTATCACTGAGGACACGGGTTCAAATGACAAACTGACGTTTTCTTTGATTGCCTCCCAAGCAAACTCTTGAATTGATAAACTTTTTATGTCGATGCGggaaaaataattacaaaaaaaaggtaagtttaaaaaaaaaagtccttTAGCGGTAACAACAGTTCATGTTAATACGTCATTACAAATGTAATGGAGTTCCTTGAAGCTAAATCCTTTAAATTTACTTAATGTATCCGCCTAGGGATCTTGTTCATTGACCATACTTTAAATTCATCTAATGGTCTACCCTAAAGGCGTTATAGTACCTAATGTTTTCCTTCAACTTACAGGAGAAAACAAGGATAGCGTTTCATATTGTGTCGCCCATTTGAAATTCATATTTGAAACGTCATAAATAAATTACCGTCCTATAAATAAGGTCTGCTCTGTGTAAAGCAAACAGTTAAccttatttagaaaaaaaaacagttcgTACTTATTGCAAACAGACTTTCtgttcaaattttaaaataaaaaaacagttTGGAAGGAAGATGAAGTCGGCATTCCTCATTCCAATTGCCGTTGTGGTATGCATTTCGTTTTTCGACGACGTCCAGTCATCTGCGATTGGACAGAGAACAATCGTAAGTAAACATTtcggtttttttgggggtttttttaataaaaatccATCTGTTTGAAAATCtgactttttctttttcaagagAATGACACTTTTGAAcaatatatgatttaattttatGACTATTTGAACTATTCAAGGAGAAATCGAACTTTTATTTCTTATCTTTAAACTCATTGTTGATAAAGTCGTTTAGGTTTAACTATTTATGTTATAAAGTCCTGGGAGTATAACATAAGCAGGAAATCTGAGACAGTGAAATTCAAATTTCTAAATGGGAAAACGAAAAACGATTCCTGTATGCTATACTGTAGAATTGTATACAATTCTGAAAATCAGTCTTTAATTATTTCAAAGCTTCTTATCTATGCATATCACTTTCTTGGTTTCGACTACTTGTAAATGTTTATCTGTTTTCCTTCAATAAGTTTGATTGAGAAATACtatgtctttttttcttttaaacaattTGTTCGATTCTGCATGCGTATACATTCTGTATGTACGAATCTTAGGAAAgtgtattgtaatatttgtgtTCCCTTTATTATTATGATGATTTAATTTTAAGGAAAGGAATTGAGATAGATGTTATACAatcatgtatactgtatatatggtgtTAATAGATTTCATGGTTGTGAAAATATTACAAGGTTCCCTAGTATTTTGGGGGCAGATAActcatatttacatgtaattgttttgATACAGGCGGACGTTGCCGCGGGAGAGACAAAGGATGCGTCATTGAAAGGTaagaaatgttttattagtTAATAGAATGTTAAGGTTATTTGGTTTAAGACTTcgtttaacttttttttaatgttgcATCTTTAGCAAACACTTCATATTTACACTATCAATTAAAGGTTTTGTTGAATTGTTGATATACATCCTTCAAAAcagtaatatttaaaaaaaaacaaaaaacaaaaaaaaaaaacaaaaaaaacacacacaaaaaaaaaaaaaaaaaaaaaacaacaacaacaacaaagaaacaaacaaaaacaacaaacatctATGATTTGGTCTagacatatctttatttcagCTGAGACAGTGGgtttatattatttgtatttagtTTTACTTATTTGTGTGAACCAAGGTTTGTTTCCGGATTTATAACTCGGTATGTTTTGCATGACGGAATCCGATAACATGTGATTCATCAATGTTTTACCAATTACACAAGTGTCAATCAACTGGTTAGCAGATTCATTAATCAAATTTTTAATTACCTTAACATTATTCGGATTCCATTGCGTAGCATTAGAGTAAAGACAATGGGCGAACTCCCAACTTTTGAATTTTCTAATAGCTTCAAAGTCTCATCAACCAGACCATAATCGACTTGACcttaaaatgttataaaatgaatacTGTCTTTATTAACATCTGAATATCGCAAAACTATTCGCAGACCGCTCGCGTTACATTCCAAAGTTGTTTTCCCTTAgggtttacattattttttggTTCTTTCGGACACAGTGACATGAGTAAAGTAATCAAAAAATGTTAGAGATGGAAAGTTCATCTACCAATAATATACTTTTCTTATAAAATCACTGCTTGTAActgtttttctgtttaaaacacTGACAAcaattaaatttcaataatCATTGTTCTGCTATTGCCGATATAATTGTATTTCAAGTcattatacatacaaatatagatacatgttctTCAATAAACGCAAAATAATATCAATGTCGTTATCTTTATAGTATGCACGGTTGATACGGGGcacataattatttataatataacagTCTTGCTATCTTTCATACACGTAAATTCTAATTTTATAACAACAAAATGATCACGGAAAACTGTTTTAATTGAACAAAAGTGTTTAATTGTTTCCTTAATGTATACACCAACACCTAATCCCTTTCTATCTATTCTTGGTACTGACTTACAAGCAAAACTAGGAAGAGCTACAACATCAGTTCCATTTACCAAACattaatacagacatatcaaaAGATACAcagcaattatttacaaaaccATTGTCACTTAATTTATCGAATGGGTATCTGGAATCATTCCATGATATTACGGATATGTCGAGATGTCATTGCCCTGCCTGTGCTATTGTCCACTATATAAACATGTCCTGCTAGCAGATGGAGTGCTTCTACCCGAAACCGAGGTGTTTCAAGTGTGCCGAAGGTAGTTCTTTCGCAATCGCGGTTCGCCACAGTGTTTTTTGAGTCATAGTCATATCCATTTTCAGTGCGGAAGTTGCCGCTGGAATTACCGATGGACGTTCTCTCGCGATCGCGAGTCGTCGTACTGTTTGTTGAATGATCGTCGCAAAGTCTGGACTCAGCAATGGATGAATTCGCCTGTCTATCATTATCATCACATTGCTTAATGCTTGGACCATCATAAACCTTTTTATTGACAATGAGATTCCCCGTATCAACCGCATATTTTCTCTGTGTTCTTAGTATTCTTACAGTTGGGCCAAGTTCCTTACGGTGTGTTTGAATTCAGTCATAAAAACTGGTCGTTGATATATAACGAAGTCGCTTTCACCATAAGTGCGTTCCGCAAAAAAATATTCACCAACTCTATTGAAGATAGAGAGGGTTACAATAGGACGGCCCTTCCCTGCTACGGATTTTCAAACACGATTTGCATTCCTAAATTCAAGAAATAGTCTAGATGTAGTTGAATAGGAAGGAAATCTGGGAAAACTACGGTATGATCTCCcgttttctgttttgttttgacaaGACCGCTAAAGACTAAGTTGTATTTATTTGACCTCCAGCCGAGGCCAGTAAGGCCTTCTTTCAGGTCCCGGTTCTCTTTGGTAGTGTCGTCTATTTTCAAAGACAGTTTTACAATGGTAACTTTACATAAACTAATGCGCTCATGATAAAATAATACTacttaaatttatttcaaagttGATTAAAAGATGAAAATACGTTATTAGGAAATTTTGCTACACTATGTCCTTACAGATGTTGATAAAACTGGAAACATATTCCAATTAAAGAAAATTGTTTCGAGACAGACGGTTGTGTTAGTCGCATTTGTCAAAAGTGTAATTAAGTTTTTTCTACTAAGATATGATTCGGTAATCCCCAAAAATAAGAAATTAGAGACATGCGATAGAGTTTTTTTCCTAACGAATATATAtcctttttatcattttgtttacatttcatttgaGGACAAcactttttatttgaattttgtgtatttttacaaaaaaactcATTTATGTCAACCTGCAACATTCTTTTGCAATCAGTCAAGTAGATGAAAGGTAGCTCATTGGCAATGGGAAAAGGTAACTTATTGTCAATGACatgttttgtcataattttgtaagtgtgattttttgtatttttagtgTTGCCTGAAAACAGGGAACGAAGACAAGGTAAGAGCTCTTTTCATATTCGCATATTAACCCGCTACagtattttttttgtcttgagtgttttgtatttttatcttTTCCCCTAGATTTCAAATTAAACAACAACGAACTGTAAGGCAATAACTATAATATTAGAATGAGGAAAAGATTAAAAGCTttgtatgtataaaaaaaatagacttGGGTCAACAACTTTATATCAAGTCCATTCATGAAATAACACCTGAGATTTGCACTCAGTCTTTGAAGAATTAAAAATGATGACTTTAAGCTGAAAATTGTACGTGATTTCAATATTTGACTGAATTAAAAGAGAGACTTGGATATTAACATTTGTAGTAGAATAAAATAACAGTTTCGGATGGTCCAGATATATCATATCAAATTTATGTTATTAAACTAGTGAAAACTTTGGATTGATCTGTTTTTACCACTATACAAAATGTTACCGGAGTTCGAGGGCGGGCTAGTCGACTGTCTATGTGTTAAGTGGCGTCAGGGCATCAGGGGGAGCGCGAAGTGACATGGTACTTAATGGTTTCGGCCTGAATATGGAAgatatttgtttactttttcaCGGCCAAAAAAAACTAGGGACATGCTGTGTAACGACAATCATGGCGACACACattgtctgtgtggtgtcttcagaatatttttaaatattttattgcattGTTTTTGTGATAAGTTTGCAAAATAACGAGAAAGTGTCGAACtgagtaaatatttttttattatgtagtTTATAAAACTTTGATgaatgtttacctaataagttTTAACACGATCACAGTATGTCATGTTTGTCAGTGTTACAATTTCTTCTGTCTGTATTTGCCAACGAAAATACCTCCTTCCTCCTCCCCTTTTTTCATCTTAAGACCAAAccttttatttgaatttttgtgtatttttacaAGAAGCTTATAACTGTCTGTTTCTtgcattttcatttatttccacTACAACATTCCTTTGCAATCAACGATGTAAATGTAATGCTGCTTATGGCCCATGGCATAGTTTTCGGCGCAATTTTGTATGTgagatttgtttttaatttttagtgTTGAATGGAAAGAGGAAACGAAGACAAGGTAAGAACTATGCTGATGAACAATATGATTGAATTAAAATAGCAATGAAAGGAAGAAAAAATAATAGATTTGTGTGTATTTCAGAAAAATTATTTTGATCATTATCCAAATTGGTTATTTAAATCATTGTTTTTTATCTGACTTATACCAttggtaatatatatttttttgtgtcAACGACTTTTTGAATAAACTATTTAGAAATATATGTCGAAAGTCGCTAATTTCTAATTTTCGTTCTCAAGTATGtaatataactaaatatttaaacatggtGACAGCTACAATAGAATTTACAAACATACCTAATGTTTTAACTAACTTTAACCTTTTGACggataacattgatattttcTAATTCTTTTATGATAAAGCACAAGACGAgtttaaatattacatacagtatatacaatggAATTCATACAGAATCAGGTACTGTCATTTTATAAAATGGAATAAAAATAATCGTGTATAgcaatatgtatttttgttatattatttttttaagtggCGATCAGTGAGAGCATTGAGAGCAGTGAGAGCATTGAGAGCAGTGAGAGCCCTGAGAGCGCTGATAGCAGTTCCGCAGGTAAAAATTAAGTTCACCTACGTAATGGGAAGCTAGCTTCAGTACCAAATTTTCGcactgtttaaaatattttgctttGGTTTTATCATTGTTTACCACCGTAGAAAATATGAATATGAGTCCGAGGGCGGACTAGTTGAGTGTCTGCGTTAGGTGGCGGGTATACGGGTATCAGTATGGACGCGAAGTGACATAACGGTCGATGACATGATACTACATAGGTTCGGACCATGAACGGAGGAAAATATTGAGACAAAATTTAACTCAGCTTTTGAATATTAATCAATAATCATCCAATTTCTCAACACGAAGATTTGGGCTAAAAAGTATTGATGATTTGATCAAGCTAGACACTTAAATTATATGAGTTTGGACAAAGGCTCGTTAATTAATGGATCTGTGGTGtattctagaaaaaaatattttgattaatatcataattgtttattttaatcattatttttatcTGACTTATACCATTGGTTATGCATTTATTTTTGTGTCAACGACTTTTTGAATAAACTATTTAGAAATATATGTCGAAAGTCGCTAATTTCTAATCTTTGTTCACAAGTTAGTAATACAACCACATATTTAAACATGGTGACAGCTACAATAGAACTTACAAACATATACCAAATGTTTTAACTTACTTTAACTTTTTACCGATAACGTTGCTATTTGTAATTCTGTAATGATAAAGCATAAGACGAGTTTGaatattaaatacagtaaataatcATGTATAGCACTATGTATTGttgtaacattattttttttagcgAGCAGTGAGAGCCTTGAGAGCTCTATGAGCGACGAGAGCAGTTCCGCAGGTaataattaagttaaattaCGGAATTGGAAACTGTGGCTTCAGTGCAAATTAGCGCACTGCTGAAAATATTGTGCTTTGTATTGATCATTATTAACTACCGTGAAAATGTGAACAGAGTCCGAGGGCAGGCTAGTTGTGTGTCTGCGTTAGGTGGCGTGTATACGGGTATCGGAATGGAGCGCGAAGTGACATAACGGTCGATGACATGATACTGCGTGGTTTCGGCCCGTGAACGAGGGAAAACATTGAGACTAAATTTAACTCAGCTTTTGAATCTAAATCAATAAGCATCCAATTTCTCAACACGAAGATTTGGGCTATAAAGTATTGATGATTTGATCAAGCTAGACACTTAAATTAGACGAGTTTGGACAAAGGCTCGTTAATTACTTACTCATTACAAAAAGGCCGATCATATTGTGACATTCTGTGTAACAACCATGGTGACACACATTACCTGTCTAGTGTGatcaatatatttgataatgttttattgCAATGTTTTTCTGAACATAACACAAAATAGCGAAAAAATGGTGAACGAAGTAAAAACGTTTGTTTTAGTTGACGAAACATTAATGTGTGATTGGCTAATTTACCAGGCGTTTTGATATGATCACATTGCGTCATATGTGTCATTTTAATAGTTGCAAGTGTCAGAGTGTACTGAATAATTAAGTGTCGTTGTTTTCAAATACCTTTTTGATCAGAGGCAAAACTCGCACACTAGAGTGATGCGTAAATGTATTTGCTTacttaaccccccccccccccccccccccttttttttttcatctgaaGGCCTCACCCTTTAATTTGAagttttgtgtatttttacaaaaaaactcATAACTGTCCGTTTCTGGCATTTGCATTAATGTCaatcacaatattgttttgtaatcAGCGAAATAGATGAAGTGTTGCTTAAGTTCACTGGCATATTTTTTACCACAattttgtaagtttttttttttttttcagtgtcGGATGAAAAGAGGAAACGAAGACACGGTAAGAGCTATGATGATGAACAATATAATCCAATTAAGATaacaatgaaatgaaaaaaaacattaatagaTTTGTGTGTATTCGAATAAAATcataacatgatttattatcattattgttcATGTCAACAACGTTGTGTAAGCTATTTAGAAACATATGTTTCGCTTATTTCTGTTCTTCTTTCTTATGTTAGTAACTAATATTTATACATGGTGACAGCTCCAAAACCTAACGTTTTAACAAacttatttgtaattttttaatgaTCGCATAATACGagtttaaatataacatacattatttaCAGTGGAATGCATATGACATCAATTAATGTCAGCAtataaaattgaaacaaaatgaTCATGTATAATactatgtatttgttttttatatttaatttcgTTTAGCTTCGAGCAGCGACAGCTCTGAGAGTACCGAAATTTCCGCAGGTAAATACATTATCTTATGTAATGCTGCATCTTATCTTCAGTCCAAAATCAGGACTCTGATAATCATTTGAAGAATTAAAATTGTTTGACTTTAACCTTGAAATTGTATGTGatcttaatattttatttaatcacCGAGATACTTCTCTGTTGGCTTCTATAGTGGGAAAACATAATCCATTCCGGACTTCTAGATTATCACATGGTGGGTCTTGACGATGTCATTTCGTCACTCAgttttttgcttgtttgtttgtttgtttgtttgtttgttttaattcacTGCTTGCCACTAGTAATACATTTACACGTCATCGATTTTTTTTCGAAGTAGTCAGACATACATAAAATAAAAGCAAACCAGTAACATTACCCCTTGTTAAATCAACGTTTAGTTTTATTCTTGTTTAGTTGAACACATCCACAGTATGAGCAATTCCGTCTGAGTTAATGTAATACTCTACATATCAGTATTATTCACCAGATGCTATCTACCGTGTTTTGGATATGTCATTATCTAATAAACAAGATTAAATGACAAATATAAGTAAGTGATCATTTGGAAGTTGTTTCAGAGATATTATGTTGTAATGCCTTCAATATTCGTGTGTCACATTGTTACTTATTGGttatatattaatttctttACAGAGTCAACTGAAAGTAATGAGAGCCGATAGGTACGAGGTAATTACCCAATTTCATTATGTAATCAATATAATATCAATTGCTAACATTTTGTTGGTATAAGACAATTGTTTATTCTAAAGAGGCTGATAACAGCAATCGCGTACATGATTACTAGATTTGATATGGTAATGTAAGTTTTCTTCTCTTATAGGTCAGAAGATTACATGAGAGAGGAACGCTGCGGAAATAGACATACTATCTttacaaataaatacatcaaaataaaaagaagacATTCAAATTTATGTACATGCTTTTGTTGTCAGATAAGTAAACGAATAAACGCATATGTTGTGCTTACTTTTTTTGCCTTATATGAACAACAATGCCTGTTTCTGGTTGTAGGTCAAACCAGACACCACTCCGTTCTTTTAATGGTATTCACTTATCGGATCTTTAACAGGTTGTCCTCTCCGTTCCTGTTGTAGTCCAGTTGGTTTTGATGTCTCGATCGCTCCTTTTCAAGCCTATCCCTTTTTGTGTCTCGGTTATTCTTTTAAACAATCCCCATTAGTTTTGATCTCACGTTCCTTCTCTTTGGAAGTCTTCCCGTTTGTTTAAGTGTCGAAATTGTTCTTTTAAATGTGTTCGTGCTGGTTTTGATGTCTCATTATGTCCTTTAAATGTTTTCCCATTGGATTTATTGTTTCAATCATTGGTATTGAAATTTCCCAATGGTTTTGGTGTCTCGATTTTGTTCTATGGGAGTGACTTGCGATTTAAAACATCATCAAACAAATTATCTACCTTTACTACAAAACTGAGGACTTTATTCAGTTCCAGTTAGCCTACATATACTAGTGATCCATGGCGTCAATTAGTTCAGTGTCGATCTAGAGAGAaatactagtggggtgacacctgaaggatgtcacagaaagaatgaagtgtagtgaggggcgataactctgtttcagcacggttttcatcaaaatcgctcaatatctacaTTTCGATCAATTCGAAGACTGGGTGTTGTTCCGAAGGCAACACAACCCATACAGTTTAAATTTGCAGTCCCCGAATAGTGCATGCGAATacccctatataccaaattaaattaaaatcaaacagtatctaaatttcaaccaatcagagacCAGGAatcggcggccattttgtttaaatgtgaaagtgggGTTACAAGAGTAACCCAGTGTCCAATGACATACCTAATAtccaatttcatcaaaatcagacaatatcttaatttggaccaatcagaggctttgaaatggtggccattttgttaaattcGAAAGTGAGATTACAAGAGTAACCAGTGTCCTATGATGTACCTTCATAACAAATGtcattgaaatcagacaatatgtaaatttttgACAAATCAGAGGCCATTTATGGcggtcattttgttaaaaagtgaaAATGAGGTCACCAGAGGGACCAGTGTCCCATGGTGTACCTACATATCGGACAAAATCTTAatctggaccaatcagaggccaggaaaaggcggcaattttgtttaaaataaagttaaagtgaggttacaagagtaacctGTGTGCCATGATGTACCTAAAACCCAATTTCATTGTAATCGtgcaatatctaaatttggacaaatttccTCAAGAAACAGAGATTTACTTGTTCAGATACATGTAGGAATATCCAGTagaacataatgatacaaataagagaagaaaaaatgtttgtttgattgATTTAGCCATTTCAGTAAAATTATATTGTGAGACTTTCCCTTTAGATTAAAGTCAGAATCACTGTCTGTGTCAGTTGGCCATGtcgattttatttatttgaaacttTGCAAATTGTTTAAGTAGTGTTGGGACTCACTATAAAGTTCATGATCAGTTATCATCATATCAATAATTGgtcgatcatgaatagaaagtgaaatatctgcAAAAGCATTAATATGAATAATCATTCAATAATCACTACATTATATGTCCGCATGTCATCCAGGAATTTGAGCAATAATTTATGAAATgaagcttaccaagcaaaataaatcatgttttcttttaaaatagATGTTTTCAACCTCTTATAAGGGGAAGCAGTGTAGACCAGTTTGCttggtttctgaaaaataggtGGCATCTCCTAGTTTTAGGATGGGTtcccttgtagtagttggtgactaccttactGAACATCATGCAGGAGGCCCAGCACATGACATCAAGAACCCAACCACGACAGCACTGAAAATAAGTGGCATGTCTTACTctgaaatatgtttgttttgttgtttgctgGGATAATCACctcatgaacagccagggtcattttgaggtgaggtcactttgtagtagttggtgacctCCTTACTAGGCAGCCTGGGTTTGATTTCTTGATTGGTCGTGAATAGGTATGGGGGTTACCTTCCCAACCACGTCgcttcctcccacagtaagacccctctcGCACGATTCCATCCGGGctaacaagcgtgattaatataagttgatataacttgtttcgcaatggatgttaaataaataaagtttacattttagaCTACTCCACttaacaacatacgggaggcctgtcgcatgccatATGTAAATATCGGTAGGATAACTGCTCAGTTTTTTTAATACTTCTTGTAAATATATTAAGAAACTATCACACAAGTGCAATTGTATCAAATAAgtgaaaattgtgaaaaatggtgttttccaAATTTCTAAcagcttgaaattgagagaaaaGTTCTgctatatgaaatgaaaaattgaaatattccaATTCAGGTTTTCTCTAGTAGTCTAACACAGAGGGAAATTAACTGTCATCCGAGGCCTGCAATTATAACCCGCTTcctgatgtaaatatttgtgttcaACTTCAAAATCGAAACATAACATTGCGAGATGTTTACACCAGTCCCTGTGCAACTGTACTTTAACTGTGTGAagatgacatttcgaagaagacttttttgtaaaattgtgataattAAATCTGGATCATTCTTTAATATTGTGAATTAAGTATATAGTACCTTTtgcaataagttgaaattaattcAAAAGGTGAAACTTTTATTCTCCATGGTTTCACAGCCAAAGTtactgaatttaacttaatgcgacataataattcacaatatttaaGTATAAATGTGTCAGTACAGCTTTCTCACACGTTGCTTTCTTCGGTGCATGCCAGCGAAAGGTCTAAACATGTTTTTATGGTATTTAAAGCGAAGATATTTGAAGATATACTTATTTCTACCTGTCTGCAGATGACTTTTCTAAGTAGactattttgaaaaattgtgATAGTTAAATCCTGGTAACTCTTggattttgtaaaataaagttgaaatgaattataaatcaaaatattagaaaacaaattacataGCATGGTTTCACAACAAAAATAACTTAACTTAAtgcgacataataattgacaatattttagcataaatgtcagaacagctttcttgcatattattttctttggTGCACGAAAATGAAAGGTTTAAATAagttgtatggtatttgaggcaaatatatttgaaaatttatttcattcatttattaatgcaaaagattATATGATTTGACcctgtcctaagaaccatcttaataaagggcaggtcagacacttttattttcaaaatttaaagcacttgaatataaatatttcattaaaattttgagGGAAAACAACTTCTAATAAAGTATCgaaaacaaattgttaaatatattgctagtgtgtactgaagtacatgtacagttc
Above is a window of Pecten maximus chromosome 7, xPecMax1.1, whole genome shotgun sequence DNA encoding:
- the LOC117330785 gene encoding dentin sialophosphoprotein-like, whose translation is MKSAFLIPIAVVVCISFFDDVQSSAIGQRTIADVAAGETKDASLKVLPENRERRQVLNGKRKRRQVAISESIESSESIESSESPESADSSSAASSESLESSMSDESSSAVSDEKRKRRHASSSDSSESTEISAESTESNESR